Proteins found in one Lysinibacillus fusiformis genomic segment:
- a CDS encoding superoxide dismutase has protein sequence MAYELPQLTYAYDALEPHIDAKTMEIHHSKHHNTYVTNLNAAVEGTEFAEKDINDLIANLDALPADKQTAVRNNGGGHANHTLFWEVIAPGGSNTPVGEVAKAIDAKFGSFDAFKEEFAKAATTRFGSGWAWLIVDGDSVAVTSTPNQDSPVMEGKTPVLGLDVWEHAYYLNYQNRRPDYIGAFWNVVNWDVVEAKFQAAK, from the coding sequence ATGGCTTACGAATTACCACAATTAACTTACGCTTATGACGCATTAGAACCACATATCGATGCAAAAACAATGGAAATTCACCATTCTAAACACCACAATACTTATGTAACAAACTTAAACGCAGCAGTAGAAGGTACTGAATTTGCAGAAAAAGACATTAACGACTTAATCGCAAACCTTGATGCTCTTCCAGCTGACAAACAAACTGCTGTACGCAACAACGGTGGCGGACATGCTAACCATACATTATTCTGGGAAGTAATCGCTCCAGGCGGTTCAAATACACCAGTTGGCGAAGTTGCAAAAGCAATCGATGCTAAATTCGGTTCTTTCGATGCTTTCAAAGAAGAATTTGCAAAAGCTGCTACAACTCGCTTCGGTTCAGGTTGGGCTTGGTTAATCGTTGATGGTGACTCAGTTGCTGTTACGTCTACTCCAAACCAAGACTCTCCAGTAATGGAAGGTAAAACACCAGTTTTAGGCTTAGATGTATGGGAACATGCATACTACCTAAACTACCAAAACCGTCGTCCAGATTACATCGGTGCTTTCTGGAACGTAGTAAACTGGGATGTAGTGGAAGCTAAATTCCAAGCTGCAAAATAA
- a CDS encoding DUF456 domain-containing protein, with translation MEVVGWILVIACFMISFIGLVYPIIPGVLFLVGGFLLYGLFFSFAELSWWFWVIEILFVVLLFGADTVANAFGIKKFGGSNAGMWGSTIGLLIGPFVIPVAGILIGPFLGAVIAELIVEKRTFSEAVKSGVGSLIGFLTSTVAKAVIQIVMIIVFFIAI, from the coding sequence ATGGAAGTTGTTGGCTGGATTTTAGTGATTGCCTGCTTTATGATTTCATTTATTGGTTTAGTATATCCGATAATTCCCGGTGTACTGTTTTTAGTCGGTGGATTTTTGCTCTATGGCTTATTTTTCTCATTCGCAGAGCTAAGCTGGTGGTTTTGGGTCATTGAAATACTATTTGTCGTGTTGTTATTTGGGGCAGATACTGTGGCAAATGCGTTTGGCATTAAAAAGTTTGGTGGTTCCAATGCGGGAATGTGGGGCAGCACCATCGGTTTATTGATTGGTCCATTTGTTATCCCAGTGGCAGGGATTTTAATCGGACCATTTCTAGGGGCTGTGATTGCTGAACTAATCGTTGAGAAACGTACATTTAGTGAGGCGGTAAAAAGTGGTGTGGGTTCTTTAATTGGCTTTTTGACATCTACTGTTGCAAAGGCCGTTATTCAAATTGTGATGATTATTGTATTTTTTATCGCCATTTAA
- a CDS encoding peptidoglycan D,D-transpeptidase FtsI family protein, whose translation MRKAPGKNRAASVKAKHHSNLTFRMNILFFAIFIVFSMLIFRLGYMQIVKGEDYVRDLERKEEVPVNTSVPRGRMYDRYGRILVDNHPENAITYTKMQTTTTEEMLDIAKKLAQLIEQPTKRVTLRDKQDFWILQNHDAAYEKITKAEEDKIRAQENITTSQINAEIDKLVRERITNDELLQLTEADLEVLAIYREMVSGYNLSPQIIKSENVSADEFARVSERLTELPGVNTTTDWKRVKLSSLSILGRTTVPTKGIPKEKLNYYLARDYSRNDRVGESYIEAQYEELLQGQKTVVKNITNKKGQVVDTVTTYEGEPGKDLILSLDSELQAETDKIVEEELLNLKALPGSYLLDRAFLIMMDPNTGDILSMVGKKIEKDPETGKNMVVDYAYGSFTTAYEAGSSVKAATVLTGYNQGVISMGTSMGDEPIKLASTDPKASIFNRYGYVPMNDLLALERSSNSYMFKIALLLNGTPYSYGMPLRLKDDTFSKMRNNYAQFGLGVKTGIDLPNEFSGVRGPSGPTMGGKTLDLAIGQYDTYTPLQLAQYISTVANGGYRIQPHVVKQVRDPSQDGKQLGQLVTEIGPTILNQIDNPREEIDYVKQGLRRVYTGNQGTARAQFADAPYSAAGKTGTAEVVYYGPLREHYGTNTINLTHVGFAPYENPEIAYAVVIPWVNTNLAPHYYQNNVIARRSLDKYFELKAKYQAEKVTDSNVKQPILPAITEEKIGEDEQE comes from the coding sequence ATGCGCAAAGCACCAGGAAAAAATCGCGCGGCGAGTGTTAAAGCAAAACATCATTCTAATTTAACATTTCGTATGAATATCCTTTTCTTTGCAATATTTATCGTATTTTCAATGTTAATTTTTAGACTTGGCTATATGCAAATCGTCAAAGGGGAAGATTATGTACGTGATTTAGAGCGTAAAGAAGAGGTACCTGTCAATACAAGTGTGCCGAGGGGACGTATGTATGATCGATACGGACGTATTTTAGTGGATAATCACCCGGAAAATGCCATTACGTATACGAAAATGCAAACGACCACAACAGAGGAGATGCTTGATATCGCGAAAAAGCTGGCGCAATTAATTGAACAGCCAACGAAGCGTGTCACGTTGCGTGATAAACAGGATTTCTGGATTCTACAAAATCATGATGCTGCCTATGAAAAAATCACGAAGGCAGAAGAGGATAAAATTCGAGCACAAGAAAATATTACAACAAGTCAAATCAATGCAGAAATTGATAAACTGGTACGCGAACGTATAACGAATGATGAACTTTTACAATTAACAGAGGCAGATTTAGAAGTATTAGCGATTTATCGTGAGATGGTATCTGGCTATAATTTATCTCCTCAAATTATTAAAAGTGAAAATGTATCAGCGGATGAATTTGCCCGTGTATCTGAGCGTTTAACAGAATTACCAGGCGTGAATACAACAACAGATTGGAAACGCGTCAAATTATCGTCTTTATCTATTCTTGGCCGAACAACGGTCCCAACAAAAGGGATACCGAAAGAAAAGCTTAATTATTATTTAGCACGTGACTACTCACGTAATGACCGTGTGGGAGAAAGTTATATTGAAGCACAATATGAAGAATTACTACAAGGTCAAAAAACCGTTGTTAAAAACATTACCAATAAAAAAGGCCAGGTAGTCGACACCGTGACAACCTATGAAGGGGAGCCAGGTAAAGATTTAATCCTTTCATTGGATAGTGAGTTACAGGCGGAAACGGATAAGATTGTGGAAGAAGAATTGCTTAATTTAAAGGCACTTCCAGGCTCCTATTTATTAGACCGTGCCTTCCTAATCATGATGGATCCAAATACAGGCGACATTTTATCGATGGTTGGTAAAAAAATAGAGAAAGATCCTGAAACAGGAAAAAATATGGTCGTTGACTATGCATATGGATCATTTACAACGGCTTATGAAGCAGGTTCATCGGTTAAAGCAGCGACCGTTCTTACTGGTTACAATCAAGGCGTTATATCCATGGGCACTTCTATGGGGGATGAGCCTATTAAATTAGCTAGCACTGACCCTAAAGCGTCTATTTTTAACCGTTATGGCTATGTACCAATGAATGACCTGTTGGCATTAGAACGTTCTTCCAACTCCTATATGTTTAAGATTGCGTTGCTGCTTAATGGAACACCTTATAGTTATGGTATGCCATTACGCTTAAAGGACGATACGTTCTCAAAAATGCGTAATAATTATGCGCAATTTGGATTAGGTGTGAAAACAGGCATTGATTTACCAAATGAATTTAGTGGGGTGCGTGGTCCATCAGGTCCAACAATGGGTGGTAAAACACTTGACTTGGCTATTGGTCAGTATGATACGTATACACCACTTCAACTTGCGCAATATATTTCAACAGTTGCCAATGGTGGCTATCGTATTCAGCCACATGTTGTGAAACAGGTTCGTGATCCATCTCAAGATGGCAAACAATTAGGCCAATTAGTGACAGAAATAGGACCAACTATTTTGAATCAAATTGATAATCCTAGAGAAGAGATCGATTATGTAAAACAAGGATTACGTCGTGTATACACGGGTAATCAAGGTACAGCACGAGCTCAATTTGCGGATGCTCCCTATTCAGCTGCAGGGAAAACAGGGACAGCAGAGGTAGTTTATTATGGTCCATTACGTGAGCACTACGGTACAAACACGATTAACTTAACACATGTTGGTTTTGCACCATATGAAAATCCTGAAATTGCCTATGCAGTTGTTATCCCATGGGTTAATACAAATTTAGCTCCACACTACTATCAAAATAATGTCATTGCTAGACGGTCATTAGATAAGTATTTTGAATTAAAAGCAAAATACCAAGCTGAAAAAGTGACAGATAGCAATGTAAAACAGCCAATTTTACCAGCGATTACAGAAGAAAAAATTG